ttacatttgttcattttaacGTTCTGCAGCAAACCTCAATGAATTCAATATTAAGCACCTCAAACTgttaaattatttgttatataaatCCAAAGAGTGAGCTTATTTTATGATTTGAATCTCAATGACAATTAGATGTAAATCtgctaaaaattacattttaaaatgtgcaccGCTACCAAAACGTAAACTTAATTGTGACAGATATTACACCATGCCCAAATTAGTTTATCAAGTAGTCCAAGGGGGAAGTGAGCTATAGTAGGATGCACATAATGCACTTACTGCAGAATAAACGTGCTATTCATTTAGTTCAGTGAGACTGAAGTTAGTTACAATACTGGCTACAATACTACATTACTCAATCAGAGCTCTTAGTTCCCTGAGGATTTCATTGCCACTAGCCCAGGGCATGATTTTCGCCGGGAGTGATTCTGAACCTTCTGAAAGGGCTTTGCACAACAGTTTCTCAAGGGTGAATCCTTTCCTAGGCATTGCAATATCCCCTTCTTTCAATTCTTTAATGGGGCAAAAGTCATTTCCTCCATCTCCTATATAGCAAATCCTCTCGTAATGCACACCAGCCTTAGCTTGCTTCTCTTTGAAATCATGCAGCACCCTCCTCTTGCACAGGTTTACAGGACAGTGCTGGCAGTCATGCGCGTGGAAGCAGCGCAAGGTCATGTAGCCGCGCGCATCGATGCTGGCAGGGTTGGTGAAGACGTCATCCACAGCAGACTTCAACCCTGATGCATGCAAAACCCAGTCTATGAAGATGCTGTTGGAATCGGAGATTATGATGCAGTCGATGTCTTTCTTGTTGTCAGATATGAAGGTCAGGAGCTCGATCATGCCGTCGGTGAACGGGATGCTCTCCATCACCGCGCGCATGTGCTCCGGCTGCACGGACTGGTCACCGATGTAGGTCAAGACTCGAGCCATGTACTCGGTCCAGCGGCCTCTCTGGTAGGACTTCTTCAGCCAGTCCGGTAACGTCTGCTCAGGAACGGAGCGGATCACCCATGTGTCGCTGTTGTCATCCACTATAGTGTGATCGAAGTCGAACACTACTAAGGTCTTCATcctgtgcaaaaaataaatatataaataaataaacataacacatAATGACCGACAAACAGATGTTCGATATT
The Carassius auratus strain Wakin chromosome 31, ASM336829v1, whole genome shotgun sequence DNA segment above includes these coding regions:
- the LOC113050970 gene encoding pyridoxal phosphate phosphatase PHOSPHO2-like, yielding MKTLVVFDFDHTIVDDNSDTWVIRSVPEQTLPDWLKKSYQRGRWTEYMARVLTYIGDQSVQPEHMRAVMESIPFTDGMIELLTFISDNKKDIDCIIISDSNSIFIDWVLHASGLKSAVDDVFTNPASIDARGYMTLRCFHAHDCQHCPVNLCKRRVLHDFKEKQAKAGVHYERICYIGDGGNDFCPIKELKEGDIAMPRKGFTLEKLLCKALSEGSESLPAKIMPWASGNEILRELRALIE